The following proteins are co-located in the Terriglobales bacterium genome:
- a CDS encoding carboxypeptidase regulatory-like domain-containing protein: protein MKRLLVLSTILLLAAAPLTFAVETTGTILGAVHDSTGAAISNAKLTITNEGTGAQRTLTTDATGEYTVKLLPVGKYTVRVEATGFAPYVQHGVTVNVNENARVDAQMRPGAVEQAVEVVADASQVDTTVATLGKVVDERKVTDLPLNGRNFLQLGSLQPGVTPITPNLAKSGSGAAADQGFNVNGLRTQANVFMVDGGLDTDIFFTSSVLRPPPDAIQEFKILTNSYSAEYWGGGSVVNVLTKSGTNRLHGAVWEFLRNDVFDAHNFFARGSKPVLKQNQFGFSAGGPVLIPGVYNGKNRTFFYAYYEGFRNRQGITSTAGVPTLLERNGDFSQSATKPTNPATGQPFPNNVVPINPIAQKLLALYPNPNSGANLFTSSPTLQDDRNGWGVRIDHQFNSSNTFWARYLQNSQDQKQPFVPFGATVPGFPGLASQRPRTLSTAYTHIFTPRLLNELRLSYVRLNFGSPLFTRRDKLSDFGFTYPTQGPDFETIPVIQVTGLSPLGNPQGPAIRITNSYEIRDAVALAHGKHDAKFGVDLRRTQFGVVFGSNINGQFTFNGSIAKNALAEFYLGTPASFSQGTIAQFDLNGYTYEWYAQDNYRIRQNLTLNLGLRYTWQGAFKTPDNQLFATYRPGMKSTLRADAPVGLVYQGDPGIPGGTYNADGNNFAPRIGLAWDPTGTGRWSVRAGFGIFYEYIPGIATFNAANSSPPGFPSFASTAPPTSFANPLAGQANPFASKNVVLPVGLTSFAQNTVMPYDEQWNLSLQRQIPGDVLLEAAYVGTRGVKLIRFNQANPAIFGPGATVANLQSRRINPNFRGVTQIENTAGSNYNGLQLSANKRYSRGLTFLASYTWSKSLDTGSYFNISQNTNAGNVNTPMIPSRIDLEYGPSLYDTRHRFVLSGVYDLPFARNLTGVAGSLLGGWQTNWIYAMQSGQPFTVTEPVDVSLTGVGGDRPNVIGDPNAGPRTDLQWFNTAAFQRLTQTANPGQFGNERRNSLIGPAYRNLDFSISKNFRITESSRVQFRSEFFNILNHPNFVIPDGNIGSPTFGRVLEARDPRILQFALKFLY from the coding sequence ATGAAACGCCTTCTCGTTCTCAGCACCATCCTGCTGCTCGCCGCCGCTCCGCTCACCTTCGCCGTGGAAACCACCGGCACCATCCTCGGCGCCGTGCACGACTCGACTGGCGCCGCCATCAGCAACGCCAAGCTCACCATCACCAATGAAGGCACGGGCGCGCAGCGTACCCTGACCACCGACGCCACCGGTGAGTACACCGTCAAGCTCCTGCCCGTCGGCAAGTACACCGTGCGCGTCGAAGCGACCGGATTTGCGCCCTATGTGCAGCACGGCGTCACCGTCAACGTGAACGAGAACGCGCGCGTCGATGCGCAGATGCGCCCCGGAGCGGTGGAGCAGGCGGTGGAAGTCGTGGCCGATGCCTCCCAGGTCGACACCACCGTCGCCACCCTCGGCAAAGTCGTCGACGAGCGCAAGGTCACCGACCTGCCGCTGAACGGGCGCAACTTCCTCCAGCTCGGATCGCTCCAGCCCGGCGTCACGCCGATTACGCCCAACCTCGCCAAGAGCGGCTCGGGCGCCGCCGCCGACCAGGGTTTCAACGTGAACGGGCTGCGCACCCAGGCCAATGTCTTCATGGTTGATGGCGGCCTCGACACCGACATCTTCTTCACATCAAGCGTGCTGCGCCCGCCGCCTGACGCCATCCAGGAATTCAAGATCCTCACCAACTCCTACTCCGCCGAGTACTGGGGCGGCGGCTCGGTGGTGAACGTCCTCACCAAGTCGGGCACCAATCGGCTGCACGGCGCGGTGTGGGAGTTCCTGCGCAACGACGTTTTCGACGCGCACAACTTCTTCGCTCGTGGTAGCAAGCCCGTACTCAAGCAGAACCAGTTCGGCTTCAGCGCCGGCGGCCCGGTTCTCATCCCCGGCGTTTACAACGGCAAGAACCGGACGTTCTTCTACGCCTATTACGAGGGCTTCCGGAACCGCCAGGGCATCACCAGTACGGCAGGCGTGCCCACGCTGCTGGAGCGCAACGGCGACTTTTCGCAGAGCGCCACCAAGCCCACCAACCCGGCAACCGGCCAGCCGTTCCCCAACAACGTGGTGCCCATCAACCCCATCGCGCAGAAGCTGCTGGCGCTGTATCCCAATCCCAATTCCGGCGCAAACCTGTTCACCTCGTCGCCCACCTTGCAGGACGATCGCAATGGATGGGGCGTGCGCATTGATCACCAATTCAACAGCAGCAACACATTCTGGGCCCGTTACCTGCAGAACTCGCAGGACCAGAAACAGCCCTTCGTGCCCTTCGGCGCGACCGTTCCGGGATTCCCCGGCCTGGCTTCGCAGCGGCCGCGCACGCTTTCAACCGCCTACACGCACATTTTCACGCCTCGGCTCCTCAATGAACTGCGCCTCTCTTATGTGCGCCTGAACTTTGGCAGCCCGCTGTTTACGCGTCGCGACAAACTCTCCGACTTCGGCTTCACCTATCCCACGCAGGGCCCGGACTTTGAAACCATCCCGGTCATTCAGGTCACCGGCCTTTCACCGCTGGGCAATCCGCAGGGACCGGCAATCAGAATCACCAACAGCTACGAGATCCGCGACGCGGTCGCGCTCGCCCACGGCAAGCACGATGCCAAGTTCGGCGTGGATTTGCGACGCACCCAGTTCGGCGTTGTCTTCGGCAGCAACATCAACGGCCAGTTCACCTTCAACGGTTCCATCGCGAAAAACGCACTGGCGGAGTTCTACCTGGGGACGCCGGCGTCGTTCTCGCAGGGCACCATCGCGCAGTTCGACTTGAACGGCTACACCTATGAGTGGTACGCACAGGACAACTACCGCATCCGGCAAAACCTCACCCTGAACCTCGGCCTGCGCTACACCTGGCAGGGCGCATTCAAGACTCCCGACAACCAGTTGTTCGCCACCTATCGGCCGGGCATGAAGTCCACGCTTCGTGCCGACGCGCCGGTCGGCCTCGTCTATCAGGGCGACCCGGGCATCCCCGGCGGAACCTACAACGCCGATGGCAACAACTTCGCGCCGCGCATCGGGCTGGCGTGGGATCCGACCGGCACGGGAAGGTGGTCGGTCCGCGCCGGCTTCGGCATCTTCTACGAGTACATCCCCGGCATCGCCACATTCAACGCCGCGAACTCTTCACCGCCGGGCTTCCCCAGCTTCGCCTCGACCGCGCCGCCCACCAGCTTCGCCAATCCGCTGGCCGGCCAGGCGAACCCGTTCGCCTCGAAGAATGTCGTCCTGCCCGTCGGCCTCACGTCGTTTGCGCAGAACACCGTGATGCCCTACGACGAGCAGTGGAACCTCTCCCTCCAGCGGCAGATACCGGGCGACGTGCTCCTCGAGGCCGCCTACGTCGGCACGCGCGGCGTGAAGCTGATCCGCTTCAACCAGGCGAATCCCGCCATCTTCGGCCCCGGCGCCACGGTCGCCAACCTGCAGTCTCGCCGCATCAACCCCAACTTCCGCGGCGTCACCCAGATCGAGAACACCGCCGGGTCCAACTACAACGGCCTCCAGTTGAGCGCCAACAAGCGCTACTCGCGCGGCCTCACGTTCCTGGCGTCCTACACCTGGTCGAAGAGCCTCGACACCGGTTCCTACTTCAACATCAGCCAGAACACCAACGCCGGCAACGTCAACACGCCCATGATTCCCAGCCGCATCGACCTGGAATACGGGCCGTCGCTCTACGACACGCGGCACCGGTTCGTTCTTTCCGGCGTCTACGACCTGCCCTTCGCGCGCAACCTCACCGGCGTGGCGGGCTCGCTCCTTGGCGGCTGGCAGACAAACTGGATTTACGCCATGCAAAGCGGACAGCCGTTCACGGTGACCGAGCCGGTTGATGTTTCCCTCACCGGCGTCGGCGGCGACCGGCCGAACGTCATCGGCGACCCCAACGCCGGCCCGCGCACCGATCTGCAGTGGTTCAACACGGCGGCGTTCCAGCGCCTTACCCAAACGGCAAATCCCGGGCAGTTCGGCAATGAACGGCGCAACAGCCTGATTGGACCGGCTTACAGGAACCTCGATTTCTCCATCTCGAAGAACTTCCGCATCACCGAGAGTTCTCGCGTTCAGTTCCGCTCCGAGTTCTTCAACATCCTCAACCATCCGAACTTCGTGATCCCCGATGGGAACATCGGTTCGCCCACCTTCGGCCGGGTGCTGGAAGCGCGCGATCCGCGCATCCTGCAATTCGCGCTGAAGTTCCTCTACTGA